In Zingiber officinale cultivar Zhangliang chromosome 1A, Zo_v1.1, whole genome shotgun sequence, a genomic segment contains:
- the LOC122008791 gene encoding uncharacterized protein LOC122008791, with the protein MALHFVSFWLLFTNFLVLLHNYIIDPTIDPFNDRVKDTATDDTLLEFINLDSSPEEEEPCLVFKFQYQISNQSPVNEEEEQSSSETRICDREKGFSSLNKTSMNSETGLFDEVVEELNGYLSEKDIEIEEFTDPCSLGPQLDPWEGEVESSEVTASEEVQLKICGEDDEVLFMDDEYSDRKEVGHPTNTSTGTISCSLNSRIETGSISIPNSEKLDSDLREQQHHTQKTEMKSSAGEDYDELEALWEHQELIEQLRMELRKLEDIGLPTIFEESESSRRLEDLKPLILDESFLHEDPMNEMERSHWSYRERMRKFDILIYQKMYAIGILQLKDPLRSVGSRKAQGLAIQSILSQSFSSVYRKSNVDPSQKMISEIQGDLEVIYVGQACLSWEFLRWQYEKALPQLFNQSGHRFYHQVAGEFQQFQVNIQRFIENEVFEGPRLPYYIKSRCVLRNLLQVPVLKEDCSNGINGEMMEEIMKQSIAIFWEFIKADKDQTVGILKVLMGTHVALQDPSDAGLLEDIQFEFNKKEKKLKDITRTCNCLVKFRKPKEDKLNQAVLFSQVDLKLVARVLRMPRITTEQLLWCHKKLSKIKFVERRIFRDPSFLLFPC; encoded by the exons ATGGCTCTGCATTTTGTCTCCTTCTGGTTATTGTTCACCAATTTCCTTGTTCTTCTGCACAA CTACATaatcgatcctacaattgatcCCTTTAATGACAGGGTTAAAGACACTGCTACGGACGATACATTGCTCGAGTTCATCAACCTCGATTCATCACCAGAGGAAGAAGAACCGTGTCTCGTTTTTAAATTTCAGTATCAGATATCTAATCAGTCGCCAgtcaatgaagaagaagaacaatcatCCTCTGAAACAAGGATTTGCGATCGCGAGAAGGGTTTTAGCAGTTTGAACAAAACGAGCATGAATTCTGAAACTGGTTTGTTCGATGAGGTTGTGGAAGAACTAAATGGGTATTTATCTGAAAAGGATATCGAAATCGAAGAATTTACTGATCCATGCAGTCTTGGACCACAACTGGATCCGTGGGAAGGAGAAGTAGAATCAAGTGAAGTTACTGCGTCTGAAGAAGTGCAATTAAAAATTTGCGGTGAAGATGATGAAGTCTTGTTCATGGATGATGAATATTCTGACAGAAAAGAGGTAGGACATCCCACAAACACTTCTACTGGCACTATCTCATGCTCTTTAAATTCAAGAATCGAGACCGGTTCGATATCGATCCCCAATTCTGAAAAATTGGACAGTGATCTTAGGGAGCAGCAACACCATACTCAGAAGACAGAGATGAAGAGCTCTGCTGGAGAGGACTATGATGAGTTGGAGGCACTGTGGGAGCACCAGGAGCTCATCGAGCAACTCAGGATGGAGCTTCGAAAGCTCGAGGACATCGGCCTCCCGACCATTTTCGAGGAGTCAGAGAGCTCCAGGAGATTGGAGGACCTGAAGCCACTGATTTTGGACGAGAGCTTTCTCCATGAGGACCCAATGAACGAGATGGAGAGGTCACACTGGAGCTACCGAGAAAGGATGAGGAAGTTTGACATCTTGATCTACCAAAAGATGTATGCAATAG GCATTCTCCAGCTGAAGGATCCTCTCCGGTCGGTCGGATCAAGGAAGGCACAAGGACTAGCAATTCAGTCCATTCTTTCGCAAAGCTTTTCGTCGGTTTATCGTAAATCCAATGTTGACCCATCGCAGAAGATGATCAGTGAGATACAAGGTGATCTAGAAGTGATTTATGTTGGACAAGCATGCCTCTCCTGGGAGTTCCTGAGATGGCAGTATGAGAAAGCACTGCCTCAGCTTTTCAATCAGTCGGGGCACCGGTTTTACCACCAGGTGGCCGGAGAATTCCAGCAGTTCCAAGTGAACATTCAGAGATTCATCGAGAATGAAGTGTTTGAAGGGCCAAGGCTGCCATATTACATCAAAAGCCGCTGTGTTCTTCGCAATCTTCTCCAAGTACCTGTTCTTAAAG AGGATTGCTCGAATGGCATAAATGGTGAAATGATGGAAGAAATCATGAAGCAGTCCATCGCAATTTTCTGGGAGTTCATCAAAGCCGACAAGGATCAAACTGTTGGGATACTCAAAGTGCTCATGGGCACTCATGTTGCACTGCAAGATCCTTCAGATGCCGGCCTGTTGGAAGACATCCAATTCGAGTTTAACAAG AAGGAGAAGAAGCTTAAGGACATTACAAGGACATGCAACTGCCTGGTGAAGTTCAGAAAACCTAAAGAGGACAAACTGAATCAAGCTGTTTTGTTCTCTCAAGTGGACTTGAAGCTGGTTGCAAGGGTTCTGAGGATGCCAAGGATCACAACTGAGCAGCTGCTTTGGTGTCACAAGAAATTAAGCAAAATCAAGTTTGTAGAAAGGAGAATCTTTAGGGATCCATCTTTCTTGCTGTTTCCATGTTGA